Proteins from a genomic interval of Pan paniscus chromosome Y, NHGRI_mPanPan1-v2.0_pri, whole genome shotgun sequence:
- the LOC129395708 gene encoding keratin, type I cytoskeletal 18-like, with the protein MEVDVPKSQDLGKIMAGIQAQYDEMAENNREELDKYWCRQTEESTTVFTMQSTEIGAAERMLRELRCTVQSLDIDLDSMRYLKATLENSLREVDADGGAQQDPAAPGVRADPNPGREAPGPRARGPVEHQGRAGG; encoded by the coding sequence ATGGAGGTAGATGTCCCCAAGTCTCAGGACCTTGGCAAGATCATGGCAGGCATCCAGGCCCAATATGACGAGATGGCTGAGAACAACCGAGAGGAGCTGGACAAGTACTGGTGCCGGCAGACTGAGGAGAGCACCACAGTATTCACCATGCAGTCCACTGAGATCGGAGCTGCCGAGAGGATGCTCAGGGAGCTGAGATGTACAGTCCAGTCCTTGGATATAGACCTGGACTCAATGAGATATCTGAAGGCCACcttggagaacagcctgagggAGGTAGATGCAGATGGAGGAGCTCAACAGGATCCTGCTGCACCTGGAGTCAGAGCTGACCCAAACCCGGGAAGAGAGGCACCAGGCCCAAGAGCACGAGGACCTGTGGAACATCAAGGTCGAGCTGGAGGCTGA